A genome region from Musa acuminata AAA Group cultivar baxijiao chromosome BXJ3-5, Cavendish_Baxijiao_AAA, whole genome shotgun sequence includes the following:
- the LOC135638940 gene encoding membrane-anchored ubiquitin-fold protein 3-like has product MAKEDLIELKFRLSDGTDIGPNKYDPSTTVASLKEFILDRWPQDKEIAPKTINDVKLINAGKILENNRTIAESRVPVGELPGGVITMHVVVRPPVLDKNNEKQPSKAPKHNRCGCTIL; this is encoded by the exons ATGGCAAAAGAAGACTTGATTGAGCTCAAATTTAGGCTCTCTGATGGCACAGACATCGGGCCGAACAAGTATGATCCTTCCACCACCGTGGCATCTCTCAAAGAATTCATACTCGATCGGTGGCCTCAAG acaaAGAAATTGCTCCTAAAACAATCAATGACGTGAAGCTCATAAATGCGGGTAAAATATTGGAGAACAACCGAACCATTGCTGAGTCTAGGGTACCAGTTGGTGAGCTTCCTGGTGGTGTAATTACCATGCATGTTGTAGTTCGACCTCCTGTACTTGACAAGAACAATG AGAAGCAACCATCGAAAGCCCCAAAGCATAACAGATGTGGTTGCACAATCCTCTGA
- the LOC135638147 gene encoding pentatricopeptide repeat-containing protein At2g22070-like, with protein MSLTRLRSIHSRPSPPADFYAFLLQTCLRTENVAAGRSIHAHVVKAGLHLGVYLVNNIINLYAKFGYFTDAHNVFDGMHLKNAFSWNTLLAMYAKGGMIGRANKVFVEMPQRDSVSWTTMIVGLNLMGEFERAVVVFLEMVRSGVPPSQFTFTNVLSSCAALEALDVGRKVHSFVAKLGLSGVVVVANSLINMYGKSGDVETAKAVFDMMRLRSVSSWNSMISMYSQSGRMDLAQDQFDEMTDRNIVTWNAIIAGYNQNNLNQEALEFFSRMLKEQSVVPDNFTLTSALSACAFLGLLRVGKQIHSRIVRTEMPCHRQVGNALISMYSKSGGVAIARRVLEQTMASDLSVVSFTALLEGYVKLGDLQPAREIFDLMNYRDVVAWTAMIVGYVQNGFNSEAMDLFRLMVDNGPKPNHYTLAAILSVCSSLASLDHGKQIHCRAIRSTGLSVSVSNALITMYARSGSIAGAKTVFDQICQSKETVSWTSMIIALAQHGLGEEAIVLFENMISTGVRPDHITYVGVISACTHAGLVEKGRHYFQQMQTKYMIQPAQSHYSCMIDLFARAGLTQDAQEFIKTMPVEPDAIAWGSLLAACKVQKDADLAKVAAERLLAIDPVNSGAYSALANVYSACGRWDDAAKIWKLMKDKRVKKEQGFSWTHIKNKVHVFGVDDGLHPQRDAIYQMAAKLWKEIKKAGFVPDTQSVLHDIDEELKEQLLSHHSEKLAIAFGLISTPENTTLRIMKNLRVCKDCHSAIKFISKIVGREIIVRDATRFHHFRYGFCSCKDFW; from the coding sequence atgtCTCTCACTCGGCTTCGGTCGATCCATTCCCGGCCATCTCCTCCTGCAGACTTTTATGCTTTTCTCCTTCAGACGTGCCTGCGGACCGAGAACGTCGCCGCCGGCCGATCCATCCACGCACATGTCGTCAAGGCCGGCCTCCACCTCGGCGTCTACCTCGTCAACAATATCATCAATCTCTACGCTAAGTTTGGATATTTTACCGATGCCCACAATGTTTTCGACGGGATGCATCTCAAGAATGCGTTCTCGTGGAATACCTTGCTGGCCATGTATGCAAAAGGTGGTATGATTGGAAGGGCGAATAAGGTGTTTGTTGAAATGCCCCAGAGGGACTCTGTTTCTTGGACCACGATGATTGTGGGATTGAATCTGATGGGAGAATTTGAACGGGCGGTTGTTGTGTTCTTGGAGATGGTTCGGTCTGGAGTGCCACCGTCACAGTTCACATTTACTAATGTGCTCTCATCCTGTGCAGCCCTCGAGGCGTTGGACGTGGGTAGAAAGGTGCATTCTTTTGTGGCTAAGCTTGGGCTGAGTGGTGTTGTTGTCGTAGCTAATTCCCTGATCAACATGTATGGAAAGTCGGGGGACGTAGAGACTGCAAaggctgtttttgatatgatgaGATTGAGGAGTGTATCGAGTTGGAATTCTATGATTTCTATGTATTCTCAGTCTGGAAGAATGGATCTTGCTCAGGACCAATTCGACGAGATGACTGATCGTAACATTGTCACTTGGAATGCGATCATTGCAGGATACAATCAGAATAACCTGAATCAGGAGGCATTGGAGTTCTTCTCGCGTATGCTAAAAGAACAGTCTGTGGTCCCTGATAATTTCACGTTAACCAGTGCTCTTTCTGCTTGTGCTTTCCTAGGACTGTTGAGAGTGGGAAAGCAGATCCATTCCCGTATAGTCAGAACTGAAATGCCATGTCATAGGCAGGTTGGGAATGCTTTGATCTCAATGTACTCCAAGTCTGGTGGGGTAGCAATTGCTCGAAGGGTTCTTGAACAAACAATGGCTTCTGATCTTAGTGTCGTATCCTTTACTGCACTCCTCGAGGGTTATGTTAAGCTCGGAGACTTACAACCAGCTAGAGAAATCTTTGACTTGATGAATTATCGGGATGTTGTTGCTTGGACAGCTATGATTGTTGGGTATGTTCAAAATGGTTTCAATAGTGAAGCCATGGATCTCTTTAGGTTGATGGTTGACAATGGTCCTAAGCCAAACCATTACACGCTGGCTGCAATACTGAGTGTTTGTTCGAGCTTGGCATCCTTGGATCATGGCAAGCAGATTCACTGCAGAGCTATCAGATCAACAGGACTGTCAGTTTCTGTGAGCAATGCCCTTATCACCATGTATGCTAGATCTGGAAGCATTGCAGGAGCAAAGACAGTGTTCGATCAGATATGTCAGAGTAAAGAAACTGTCTCATGGACCTCAATGATCATAGCTTTGGCTCAACATGGCCTAGGAGAAGAAGCTATAGTCTTGTTTGAAAATATGATTAGCACAGGCGTGAGGCCCGACCATATAACATATGTTGGTGTGATTTCAGCGTGTACACATGCAGGACTAGTTGAGAAAGGGAGGCATTATTTTCAACAGATGCAGACTAAGTATATGATCCAACCCGCACAAAGCCATTATTCATGCATGATTGATCTGTTTGCGCGTGCTGGTTTAACTCAGGATGCCCAAGAGTTCATAAAAACGATGCCAGTAGAACCAGATGCCATAGCATGGGGGTCCCTTCTGGCTGCTTGCAAAGTTCAGAAAGATGCTGACTTGGCAAAGGTTGCGGCAGAAAGATTGCTGGCTATCGATCCTGTTAACAGTGGTGCTTATTCTGCACTTGCTAATGTATATTCTGCATGTGGGAGATGGGATGATGCTGCTAAGATTTGGAAGCTAATGAAGGATAAAAGAGTGAAGAAAGAGCAAGGGTTTAGCTGGACACACATAAAGAACAAGGTTCATGTCTTCGGAGTTGATGATGGATTGCACCCACAGAGGGATGCAATATATCAGATGGCTGCAAAGCTCTGGAAGGAGATTAAGAAAGCAGGTTTTGTTCCTGATACCCAATCTGTCTTGCACGACATTGATGAGGAGTTGAAGGAGCAATTACTTAGTCATCACAGCGAAAAGCTTGCTATTGCTTTTGGGTTGATCAGTActcctgagaacacaactttgagGATTATGAAGAACCTAAGAGTCTGCAAGGACTGTCACTCTGCAATAAAGTTTATATCCAAAATCGTAGGACGGGAAATCATCGTGCGAGATGCTACTCGCTTTCATCACTTCAGATATGGCTTCTGCTCATGCAAAGATTTTTGGTAG